The following coding sequences lie in one Rutidosis leptorrhynchoides isolate AG116_Rl617_1_P2 chromosome 6, CSIRO_AGI_Rlap_v1, whole genome shotgun sequence genomic window:
- the LOC139852110 gene encoding 6-phosphogluconate dehydrogenase, decarboxylating 1, chloroplastic-like produces MEAAALSRIGLAGLAVMGQNLALNVAEKGFPISVYNRTTSKVDETLDRAQTEGQLPLTGHYTPRDFILSIQKPRSVIILVKAGAPVDQTIAALSAHMEPGDTIIDGGNEWYENTERRIVEAENKGLLYLGMGVSGGEEGARNGPSLMPGGSFQAYNNIKDIVEKVAAQVEDGPCVTYIGTGGSGNFVKMVHNGIEYGDMQLISEAYDVLKNVGGLSNVELAEIFDEWNKGELESFLVEITADIFKVKDEHGEGELVDKILDKTGMKGTGKWTVQQAAELSVAAPTIAASLDCRYLSGLKDERENAEKVLAEAGMKDDVASVRSGVDKKRLIDDVRQALYASKICSYAQGMNLLRAKSVEKNWNLNFGELARIWKGGCIIRAVFLDRIKKAYQRNPNLASLVVDPEFAKEMVQRQAAWRRVVGLAVSAGISTPGMCASLAYFDTYRRGRLPANLVQAQRDLFGAHTYERVDREGVFHTEWTKLARNKS; encoded by the coding sequence ATGGAAGCTGCAGCTCTCTCTCGTATCGGCCTCGCCGGACTCGCCGTCATGGGCCAAAACTTAGCCCTCAACGTCGCCGAAAAAGGCTTCCCAATTTCCGTCTACAATCGGACCACTTCAAAAGTCGACGAAACCCTAGATCGAGCTCAAACCGAAGGTCAGCTTCCATTAACCGGTCACTACACTCCTCGCGACTTCATTCTCTCAATCCAAAAACCTCGATCTGTTATCATCCTCGTGAAAGCCGGTGCTCCCGTTGATCAAACAATCGCCGCGTTATCTGCTCACATGGAGCCCGGCGACACAATTATCGACGGCGGAAACGAGTGGTACGAAAATACTGAACGTCGTATTGTTGAAGCTGAAAATAAAGGTTTGCTTTATTTAGGGATGGGAGTTTCAGGTGGTGAAGAAGGTGCTAGAAACGGTCCGTCGTTAATGCCAGGTGGATCGTTTCAAGCGTATAATAATATTAAGGATATTGTTGAAAAAGTTGCTGCACAGGTGGAAGATGGGCCGTGTGTTACGTATATCGGTACGGGCGGGTCGGGTAATTTCGTTAAAATGGTTCATAATGGGATTGAGTATGGTGATATGCAGTTGATTTCGGAAGCGTATGATGTGTTGAAAAATGTAGGTGGGTTGAGTAATGTCGAATTAGCTGAAATTTTCGATGAGTGGAATAAAGGGGAATTGGAAAGTTTTTTGGTCGAAATTACGGCGGATATTTTTAAGGTTAAGGATGAACATGGTGAAGGGGAGTTAGTTGATAAAATTTTGGATAAAACCGGGATGAAAGGGACCGGGAAATGGACGGTGCAGCAGGCTGCTGAGCTGTCGGTTGCGGCTCCAACCATTGCAGCGAGCTTAGATTGTCGGTATTTGAGCGGGTTGAAGGACGAACGGGAGAATGCGGAGAAGGTTTTAGCGGAAGCCGGGATGAAAGATGACGTGGCGAGTGTGAGGAGTGGGGTTGATAAGAAGAGATTGATTGACGATGTACGACAAGCGTTGTACGCTTCGAAGATTTGTAGTTACGCGCAAGGGATGAATTTGTTGCGAGCGAAAAGTGTTGAAAAGAATTGGAATTTGAATTTTGGGGAATTAGCTAGGATTTGGAAAGGCGGGTGTATAATTAGGGCTGTGTTTTTAGATAGGATTAAGAAAGCGTATCAACGAAACCCTAATTTAGCGAGTTTAGTGGTGGACCCCGAGTTTGCTAAGGAGATGGTGCAGAGGCAAGCTGCATGGAGACGGGTTGTTGGGTTGGCGGTTTCAGCTGGGATTAGTACACCTGGAATGTGTGCGAGTCTGGCGTATTTTGATACGTATAGACGGGGTAGGTTGCCTGCAAATCTAGTGCAGGCGCAAAGGGACTTGTTTGGAGCGCATACTTATGAACGGGTTGATCGTGAGGGTGTGTTTCATACAGAATGGACCAAGCTTGCTAGGAACAAAAGTTGA
- the LOC139852139 gene encoding uncharacterized protein, with the protein MAWRELGKKSIHASVSRILTSKASRDIAVCNTLSGVERNLLSVSGGHIRGFTSNSGLFGDGTLSPLTSRFFIRRFHASPELLARRNEDVIGLKAIKKAKPKKKPKPNENKKPPVDTPYVPPKLQKNAKSSSDKTIEIFEGITTLELSKRCGQSVATLQNILLNVGEKVGSEFDALGIDIAELIAMEVGVNVKRLHSYEGSIVLPRAPVVTVMGHVDHGKTSLLDALRQTSVAAKEAGGITQHVGAFVVSMPSGSSITFLDTPGHAAFSAMRARGAAVTDIVVLVVAADDGVMPQTIEAMSHANSANVPIVVAINKCDKPASDPERVKVQLASEGLPLEEMGGDVQVVEVSAVTKKGLDKLEEALLLQAELMDLKARVDGAAQAYVVEARLDRGRGPLVTALVKAGTLVCGQHVAVGAEWGKIRAIRDTAGKLTGKATPAMPVEIEGLKGLPMAGDDITVVDTEERARMLSAGRKKKLEQDRLRKMNDEKVPEQLEEEEFTRVEMPIIVKGDVQGTVQAVTDSLKTLNSPQVFVNVIHVGVGPICQSDLDLAKATGACIVGFNVRAPHSVSTDAVQANVKIKLHRVIYHLLEDIGNFIVEKAPGTFETEVAGEAHVLNIFELKGRSKAKGADIKIAGCRVMDGHVSRSCTMRLLRSGEVLFEGCCVSLKRETQDVETVQKGNECGLVLRDCLDFQVGDVIQCLHQVNKKPKFISSESGAVRIEC; encoded by the exons ATGGCGTGGAGGGAGCTTGGGAAAAAG AGCATTCATGCTAGTGTATCAAGGATTTTAACTTCAAAAGCATCTAGAGACATTGCTGTGTGCAATACGTTGTCTGGTGTAGAACGAAATTTGCTTTCAGTTTCAGGTGGACATATTAGAG GATTTACCAGCAACTCAGGTTTATTTGGTGATGGTACATTAAGCCCCTTGACAAGCAGATTCTTCATACG GCGTTTTCATGCGAGCCCCGAACTACTGGCCAGAAGAAATGAGGATGTTATCGGTTTAAAGGCAATTAAAAAAGCGAAGCCCAAAAAGAAACCTAAACCTAACGAAAATAAAAAGCCACCAGTTGACACTCCTTATGTGCCTCCTAAACTTCAAAAAAATGCCAAGTCATCTTCAGATAAAACCATTGAAATATTTGAAGGCATAACAACTCTAGAACTTTCTAAACGTTGTGGTCAGTCTGTAGCCACGTTGCAGAATATTCTTTTAAATGTGGGTGAAAAAGTCGGATCAGAATTCGACGCGTTGGGCATCGATATCGCTGAGCTAATTGCCatg GAAGTTGGTGTAAACGTTAAGAGGCTCCATTCATACGAAGGTTCTATAGTTCTTCCTCGTGCACCAGTGGTGACAGTCATGGGTCATGTTGACCATGGTAAAACATCCCTATTAGATGCATTACGCCAAACTTCAGTTGCAGCCAAAGAAGCCGGCGGCATTACTCAACATGTCGGTGCATTTGTTGTTAGTATGCCATCAGGTTCATCCATAACCTTTCTCGACACACCTGGTCATGCAGCATTTAGTGCCATGAGAGCCCGAGGTGCAGCCGTCACAGACATAGTTGTGTTAGTTGTAGCCGCCGATGATGGCGTAATGCCACAAACTATTGAAGCCATGTCTCATGCCAACTCAGCTAATGTGCCCATAGTTGTTGCTATTAATAAATGTGATAAGCCTGCGTCTGACCCGGAACGGGTCAAAGTCCAACTAGCTTCAGAAGGGTTACCACTTGAAGAAATGGGCGGGGATGTTCAAGTTGTTGAGGTGTCCGCGGTTACTAAAAAGGGGTTAGATAAATTGGAGGAGGCGTTGCTTTTACAAGCGGAATTGATGGATTTGAAAGCACGTGTAGACGGTGCAGCCCAAGCTTATGTGGTTGAGGCGAGACTTGACCGAGGGCGGGGCCCGCTAGTTACTGCTTTGGTCAAGGCTGGGACTTTAGTTTGTGGTCAACATGTGGCTGTGGGTGCCGAGTGGGGAAAGATAAGGGCGATTAGGGATACGGCTGGGAAATTGACGGGTAAGGCGACACCGGCGATGCCGGTGGAGATCGAGGGTCTTAAAGGGCTGCCGATGGCTGGTGACGATATTACGGTTGTGGATACTGAAGAACGAGCTAGGATGTTAAGTGCGGGGAGGAAAAAGAAGTTAGAACAAGATAGGCTTAGGAAGATGAACGATGAGAAGGTTCCGGAACAATTAGAAGAAGAAGAGTTTACGAGGGTTGAAATGCCTATTATTGTAAAAGGTGATGTTCAAGGAACTGTTCAAGCTGTTACAGATTCACTAAAAACTTTGAATAGTCCCCAG GTTTTTGTTAATGTTATTCATGTTGGGGTTGGACCCATCTGCCAGTCTGATCTCGATTTGGCGAAAGCGACTGGTGCATGTATTGTTGGATTCAATGTGCGGGCTCCACATTCTGTCTCTACGGATGCTGTTCAAGCAAATGTAAAG ATCAAATTGCACAGAGTAATCTACCATCTTTTAGAAGATATTGGCAACTTCATAGTGGAAAAGGCCCCCGGAACGTTTGAAACAGAGGTGGCTGGTGAGGCGCACGTGCTTAATATCTTTGAGCTTAAAGGAAGAAGTAAAGCGAAAGGAGCTGACATCAAGATTGCTGGTTGCAGAGTCATGGATGGCCACGTCAGCAGGTCGTGCACAATGAGACTTTTGAGAAGTGGTGAAGTACTTTTTGAAGGGTGTTGTGTTTCATTAAAGAGGGAGACTCAAGATGTTGAGACGGTACAGAAAGGTAACGAGTGTGGTCTTGTTCTTCGTGACTGCCTTGATTTCCAGGTTGGGGATGTTATTCAGTGCTTGCATCAAGTTAACAAGAAACCAAAGTTTATTTCATCTGAAAGTGGGGCCGTTCGTATTGAATGTTAG